The sequence below is a genomic window from Cygnus olor isolate bCygOlo1 chromosome 7, bCygOlo1.pri.v2, whole genome shotgun sequence.
CCTTCCTAGTCCTCCTGCCTTCGTGTCCTTGGTGGAAACGTAGAGTTCAAATTTGAGGCACCACCACTGGGAGAGGGCACGCTGACCGAGCGGGCTGAACATCAGCAAGAGTTGCAAATAATCCTGCCAAAACAGAGTCAACAGGAAGTCACCGGGTGAGCACGGTGTCTTTGTCCCGTTCAGAGCAGGGTGGAGATGAAGATGACCCAAGCTGGCCCTCAGCTGGACACCGCTGAGGAGCACGAGCAGCGTGTAGGGGAAGCGGTTACTAGCTCAGCTGCAGAAGTTTTACCGTAGTTTATGTGCTGTCTCTGTCCTATGCAGGATTATCTGGTGGTTTTCTTGAGTCACTGCCATTACttgaagttttaaaagtttccttGTAGAGCTGCTTGGGGGATTTTTCAGATTGCCACAGCTTAACTTTGCTGTGAAACGTGCTGCTTGTAGCTGCCCTGCATGCAGCAGCCTGTAGTGTTTTGAATGAATGGCAGTCTGAAAGCACAAAGACATTATGATTTATATCAGCTGTGGCTCCAAAGTGTCAGTGTGTGGAAAGAGATTTCATTCAGAACCCTCCAGTTTCTCCAGTGTATGTCATTATCCATCACCAGTTGCTTGGCCTGGCTTTAATCTGGTAGCAGGCTATTGAGATTAGACAAGATACGTTTTTAAAATTGTGTCATTTAATCATAAGTGTGTGCTCCCATTTAGAACCGACAACAGGCGCAATTTCACCAACGGAAGGCAAAGGTTGGGAAGTGTCTGGAATCAGGAATGTTTCCTTCCCATCCCTcgacaaaaatatgtatttcttagaTGAATAATCAGTGTCCAGTCTCGTGCTCTGATAGCCACACACTGCGATGAAGCTTGGCAGCACAGTCCTCACTCTCCAGTGGCATTAACACGGCTAGGAAAGGAGGCCATTACACCTGGTGAGTGTAAATTCAGGCCCTCCTTAATGGAAAACATCCCAGTGCACCTCCTGCAATCATTTGTGGTTCCCTGTTTTCATACCGTTGGGTCTCGTTGTTGCAGTCCCTGTTAGCAGTAAAGCAAAGATGACTGGCAAGAACAGGGCTGAAATAATTTATAGCTCCGTGCATCCATTTAAACACAAACTAGAAGAAAGGTAACTAAAACAGACTCTTTCCATCCTTGTTAAATTACCCTTCTGTAGCCTTAACTTTTCTGTGACAGATGGAAGAACATAACCATAAATGTGTTTGCAGAAGACACTGCAGTATTTATGTGGCACGGCACGCGCACCCGATAGCAACTTCCTTTCAACAAGAAACACAGATGAAAGCTGTCTGCACATGTTGCATGTAGATGAAATTCCATATACCACTTTAAATTCTAATTTTACACGCAATAAAAGCTCCTGATAGCAGATGGAAGTATTAACCACGTTTTAAAAAGGGTGCTGTCTGAAACTGCCGATCGCTCTTCAGCTGGCAGTCTCTGCCCCACCGAGGTAGCAATAAGCCCTGCCATCTGACAGATAAGCCTCCAGGATTTTGAAAAGCTCATCCAAGACAACTGTGAGCCTCCTGTTGCCTTTGTGCAGAAGATGGAGGTGGATACCCAGCCATTTTGTGTGAAAAAGGGATCTGAAGGGAATAGCTTTGTTAAATGATAcgggaagaaaataattaaacagaTGCGGTCTGGGTGGCATagacaaagaaaagcagcttcctCTCTTGAGACGGGGAGAGTGCTGTGGGTGTGTAAGAGACACTGAGTATTACTGCAAACAAAACGTGTCGGTGTCACAAACACAGCAAGTCCTTCTCATTCTTACCAAAtccctgaatattttaaattgttttaggATCCACCAAGTATTTAAATAAGCAGGGTTGTCAGGGTGTGTAACGATAGGGTGGAGAATGTCAGGGATGGATGTGAGCAACATACCGAGAGCAAATCACCCCTCTCCTTCAGTCACCAGAAGTGGGAAAACATGAATCGTGTGGCCACAGGCTGGGACTTTGCGGGGCTGCAGAAGCCTCATGCTTCGCACTGCAATTTAGAAAGGTAAGGGGCAGGGGATGCTAATACAATCGTGTCTAAGGCAAACAAGTGATCCCCTTGTTTACAACCATCACTGCATCCTGCTTGCCTTTCCTGATCAGTCTGTGGAGAAAATTGGCATCAGGTCATTCAGGCTGATGGACTTGGAAAGGGACAGGGCTGTTGACCTGCAGCTGCGCTGGACAGCAGGCATCGCTGCCCCGTTTCCACAGGCTGCCTCCTCCGTGTCAGCCTCCTGCCCGAAAGCCGTAGCCGATGCATGTTGCTCGGCCCAGGTCCCCCTGGCCCGAGGGCTGATAGAAGGCGCTGTGCGGAGAGGGGACGGTTGGCAGCAGGCTGGTGGAGGCCAGGGGATCTGCTCTTCCTCACAGTTCATCTCGTTCTTCCTCACTGCAAATGCAGGCGCTCCTTTGGCTGTTCATGAAGGGCCGGCAGCCCAGGGTCCAGACGGCATTGAACACCGTGTCTGCGACGGATTCACAAgctgtggagaaagaaaagatcagGCATGTGAGTAACAGGCACCCTGGGATGTCTGAGGGCTGGCGGGAGTACTTACAGTTGGAAATGTGGGCATGTTCTCTCTGGgtaatgtgtttttataaatcCAGAAGGTGCCTTCTTCTCTACCTGGGGTGGCACTGActtccctccctgccaggctcctttcctgcctctctcagccttttctcaggaggactataaggatgttgcgaggctgtgcagggacaaaattagaaaggccaaaactcatctggagctcaatctggctactgccgttaaagataacaaaaaacgtttttacaaatacatcaacgcaaaaaggaggactaaggagaatctccatcctttactggatgcggggggaaacttagttacaaaagatgaggaaaaggctgaggtgctcaatgctttctttgcctcagtctttagtggcaagaccggttgttctctggatacccggtaccctgagctggtggaaggggatggggagcaggatgtggccctcgctatccatgaagaaatggctggcgacctgctacgacacttggatgtacgcaagtcgatggggccggatgggatccacccgagggtactgagcgaactggcggaggagctggccaagccgctttccattatttatcggcagtcctggctatcaggggaggttccagttgactggcggctagcaaacgtgacgcccatctacaagaagggccggagggtagacccggggaactataggcctgttagtttgacctcggtgccagggaagctcatggagcagattatcttgagtgtcatcacgcggcactcGCAGGGCAACtaggcgatcaggcccagtcagcatgggtttatgaaaggtaggtcctgcttgacgaacctgatctccttctatgaccaagtgacgcgcttggtggatgaggggaaggctgtggatgtggtctaccttgacttcagtaaggcttttgacaccgtttcccacaacattctcctcgagaaactggctgctcgcggcttggactggcgtacgctttgttgggttaaaaactggctgggtagccgggcccaaagagttgtggtgaatggagccaaatccagttggaggccggtcactagtggagtcccccagggctcagtgctggggccagtcctctttaatatctttatcgatgacctggatgaggggatcgagtgcaccctcagtaagtttgcagatgacaccaagttaggtgcgtgtgtcgatctgctcgagggtaggaaggctctgcaggaagatctggataggctggaccgatgggctgaggtcaactgcatgaagttcaacaaggccaagtgccgggtcctgcacctggggcgcaacaaccccaagcagcgctacaggctgggagatgagtggctggaaagctgcctggcggagaaggacctgggagtactggttgatagtcggctgaatatgagccagcagtgtgctcaggtggccaagaaggccaacagcatcctggcttgcataagaagcagtgtggccagcaggtctaaggaggtgattgtccccctgtactcggctctggtgaggccgcacctcgagtactgtgttcagttttgggcccctcgctacaagaaggacatggaggtgctcgagcgagtccagagaagggcaacgaagctggtgaggggtctggagaacaagtcttacgaggagcggctgagggagctggggttgtttagcctggagaagaggaggcccaggggagacctcatcgctctctataggtaccttaaaggaggctgtagcgaggtggggattggtctattctcccacgtgcctggtgacagaacgagggggaatgggctaaagttgtgccaggggaggtttaggttggatattaggaagaacttctttaccgaaagggttgttaggcattggaatgggctgcccagggaagtggttgagtcaccatccctggaggtcttgaaAAGACGTTcagatgtagcccttagtgatatggtttagtggaggacttgttagtgttagggcagaggttggactagatgatcttggaggtctcttccaacctagacgattctgtgattctgtgattctcgCTGGTGGAGCATTTGGAGCACTACAAACAGCACCGTGTACCAAGCAGATTTCCCAGAAGACCTCCACAGCACGGTCTTTCCCAGCTCCCTCTCCTCACAGCTGTTCATAGCTACTACTGGccaatcttttctgttttttttttttttttttcagagttacAATGCCAGCATGAAGCATCCTGCTGTGGTTGCACCAGCATGCCTGATTGCTAGCCCCGTCCCTTCCCCCAAAACAGCCCTGAAGCTGCGTATCAGTAGTTCAGGAGACTGCTCATTTGGCAGGTGCTACAAAGATTGCAGTGAGTCAGTGGGGAAATCGAGTTTGGGGTTTACTGACGTGGCTGGAATCGGGCTAGGGGTGTCTGTATCCACACAAAGGGAGGGCAACCGCTCTGCCCCACCTGCTTGCTTTGGCCTCTGGTGCCTTGGTGGAAAGGACCCCCGTAAGAGTGGGGTGGCAGTGGAGGAGACTCGCAGAAGGCAAGAGGAGGTAGAGCAATGGGAGGAGAGGACAGCTCAGAGGTTCTCGCTAACAGCCCTTGTGCCTCCTCTGGCCACCAGGATGTGTGCTGGAGGCATCTGCTCCTGCTTGGCTGCAGGTAAAGGTGGCTTGGGTCAGCCAGGgcctgagctctgctccccctTAACTCCCCGGGGCCTGCCTGTTGGCTCCACTGCTGCAGGCTGAAAGGGAAGAGGGCTGACCTGAAAAActggcagaggaaaacaaagagataGGAAGAGGTTGGCTGCAAGAGGACCCCTAGATAAGAGTGACCATGAAAATTTGGCTGTGCTTGGCCTGTGGCACTTATGTCTCAGTCCACAACTCTTTCTCTTGCTGGCCTGCAACTCTCTAAACATTTATCTGTGATCAAGTACAAAGCCACCCACACTAGTATCGGGGTCACGTAGACTTCAGCAGTTGTTCTAGTCAGGCTGCacctctggaaaacaaatgcagctCAGCTTCACCTAACGACAGACCTTATGAGCCAAGAGGGGCTGTTCTCAAGGGCTCTGCCTGTTTTTAAGCCCAAAGCTCTTGCAAACATCTTTAACCATCTCAGTGCCACCTTCCTTAGGCACGTCTTACCCTGGCAGCACACAGCAGGCACTGTTCTCTGCCTGTCCCAGATTACTGCCACGCAGCCctctgcaggaggcagaggccAGCCTTACAGAGGACGGGcgtaaaaataattttagttgtCCAGTCTTGGGGCAGGAGTGTGTGTGGGCAGATCCCAGGCCCCCGTGTTGTCTCTCAGCTCTGCCCCCTCTGTCACGCTGCAGGACAGATGCTCTGCTCCCTACTGCAGGTTTTGGCTTGGTTTGGCAAGGAGATGGCTCCCTGCATGCAcccccccatccctgccacTGCTTGTTCCCCCGTGGGGATGCAAGCTGGGGAAGCCTACCTTCCACCTTGGAGACGAACCCCAGGCTGCGCTTGAGGTCGGAGCAGATGGAGTGGAGGCACCAGCGGAACTTGGCATCGCAGCGGTACTTGTTGGCCCCGCAGGTGTCGTAACAAACGTCCAGCTGGTTGCAGCACTTGGTCATGGCAGGGATGCCCAAATCTagctggggaaggaaaggaaagagcgTCCCTTGGACTCAAACATCTGCAACTGGGCGAGATTTTACAGGGCCCCGCTGGCTCCTTTGCCCAAACCAGAGGTATGGCAAAgccccctttcctccttttcccacAACCTGCTCCTTGGCCTAATAAATCTGCTGTAAGTGTTATTAATGCCTCATTTCCTAGAGATGCGCTTATGATACCAAGGATAAATACAGCATGGATCGGGAAGGTTCTGCTCCCTTGGAGGTAAGCCGCAAGCTTAGCTAATAACCATAGGGGTGATGGAGCAGGGCCTGACTCCTGGAGAGGCTGGACTCATTAGCTCATTATGAATTCTTCCCCTCATCAGCCTTCCTCATGTAATATTTAGGGgatgtgttttttctccattgcGCTCAGCACTCACGACCGCCCGCAGAAGGAGGCGGTACCATAGAAATGCCCACAAGGTTTGCAATGAAATGTGATTTAAGGAACTaatctaagaagaaaaatgggctGTAAAGGGAGGTGTTTTCAGGGCAGGAATCGGCCTAATTGCTGCAGGCTTTATGGGCAGCAGTAATGCACCTGCTGAATAGTAATTTCTCCTCTTAGAGCCTCTCGGGAGAGCTTTTCCTGGTGATTCCAATATGATTTCATTAATTGCCTTTAAAACAGTGAGAGGGTGCAGCATTAAAGCCCACAGGTTTATTTCAGTACCCAGTAGAGGCAAAAAGCTTGGGAGGGAGCGTTGTGGATAATGCATCCAGATATTGCTGTTTGTGCATTATGCTAATGCATAATTAGCATAATCACTGAGCTGCCCAGCATCAAATGTGTCTCACAAGGGCACAGGGTcgataaaaacacatttccccACACCGATGCTCTGCTTGGAcatcccttttcttcttctagcACTCTGCTCAGGAAACCTGTGGTGCCTATGGAGACAGCCAGAGCAACAGGCCAGTCTGTCGTGGACAGAGCTCCTATCTACGTGATCCTTGTTccgctgccaccagcccctgaGGTCTTCCTGCTTCCCTGAGTGACAGTGAGCTCGGCTGTGCTCAGACTGACGCGTTCGCCTTGCCTGCCGTCGGCAGCCAGCCGTGTCTTTTGGCAGTCCCAGGAGGGCAGCGTGTCCCCTAGCGCAGCACAAGCGATACTCCCTCCcttttgcagagctctgccctcAGCTGTGAGGAGAAGGCATCGCACAGCCAGCATCTAGCACAGCTGAGCATTTTCCCTCCCCCGAATTATTAGCTGCTTACTGTGATTAGAGAATTGCATTATTTTGGAATGGTGGGTGTGGCAGTACATACACTTTGGGGTACCTTGAGCCCCAGAAAATAGGAGCTGCAGCCGTTCGGTTCTTGGGGCTTGTAGTGAGGTCGCGGCATTGGAGCCTTCcctgagaaagaaaggaaaagcgTTAGGAAAGCTGATCTTCCCAAGAGTTGTACCAGAAAACATGGAGAGTCAGGcagctcccctctgctctgcatcCCCAGATGTTTCGTTCTTCTCCAGGAGGTGCAAAGAGCAAAGGACGGGTGCCACTGACACACTCTGCAGTTTCATCCCTTTATATCTGCCCTCCCTTAGTATGCTTCTTAATAGCCATAGAGAAGCAAGAAGTTCCTCCCTGAATAATTATTTACTCAATGCTGAAAGCGTGGAGAGAGGGAGCGTGACGGGACTGCCCTGTTTCCAGTGCAGACCAGCCCTCGTGGGGTTGGgtttctctctgctgtcccTTGGTGCATGTTCAGTGCTTGTTGTGTTTCTGCCCCAGCAGGGTTTATGCAAGGGAGATCTCAAATGCAGAATGCGGTGTTAAAACAAGACCTTTGAACCCTGCTTTGGGAAAACTTTGTAAGCTGTGTGAATGCTCCAACTAAAGCGTGTTTGAGTTAAGACTTCTGTAAGTCCATCACCTGTGTCGTGAAGTTCCAGCTTCCTTGATCCCTGTTAGAGAGTGTGTATAGATATATAGTAGATGTAATTTAGCCTTTCAGGATTGGATCCTTTTAaactccattttctctttttcttcttgtcagCACCGATAGCCATGTAAGACACTTTTCCgctttttttctgacaaggTACCTAGATTACCAGCGGTTAATATAGCCATAAATCTACTAAATCTAGTATGGCTTTGGGAAGACCTCACAGTAAAATGCCTCAAAAGGTCACGTGCAGGAATGTTCCCAGCACCTTCTAAATTACAAATTGCTAGAGcagttttgtttaaacaacAGGCTTGCAACAAATAATGGACCAAAATACCATCCAGCTGTGAGATGCCAATAGGCAGTTTTCTCCAACCCTACAGAAGTGCAGTATGCTTCAAGGATTCAGCTGTCCACAAGCCAAGACAAAGGTCTCCAGTTGACATTCCCAGCAGGTAGTGGCATTTGTGTGGGAAGGTATTTCTCAGTACGGCAGCTACTCTTGTTTCCACCCTTTTGTCCTTTTGAATAGGTCAGATCTGCTTCCTGCTCCAGATGCACTTTTCTAGCGCAGAAAGCATTGTTATTTGAGCAGGTGGAGCCGAGTTAACAATAGATAGAGAGCACAGGTCAGTTGGTCACAGCACACCACCATTATAGGATTAGCTTTGCACCAAAACACAAGTCCATTGAGGTACACAGACACAAGGTAACATCTGAGTTCAGGACACGTTGCATATTACGCTATTTTGGTGGCTGTGCTGTAGAGAGAAGGGATTGTGTCTATAGATGGGCTGAATCTTACAGCCAACGGCTCCCAAGCAACGCAGTGAGAGGAGGGCAGCACCCAGGTCTGGCTACAGCCTGGTTCCTTTTCTGGAAGGAGCCAAGAATTGGGACTCAGAGTCAAATGTTCTTGAGCtgaagaaggaagcagcagcaggttcaAAATCTAAGGTAGGTTTTGCAGGATGGGATCAAATTTTAATGACTTGCTTGTACTATTGATGATAAGTTGCGTTCCTGCAGCCTGTTGTCAATTACGGGATAAGGTGGCAATTCGGAGTAGGAGTGAGGCTGCTTTGGTATGTGGGGATAGCTGTGTTTCTAGAGAAAACCTTCAACAAGCTGAAGTTCCagctattaaaatgttttacaaaggtgaccagaaaaaataaatcttgtgaGAATTGTGAAATCAACAGAACTGCCCTCAAGATGAGCCTTTGTAGGAAACCCGCCTCCtcctctttgaaaaacaaagtttaatgATTTGCAAAGTGATCAGCTAGATCAAGCCTGAGACACCACAGTTAACTTCTCTCCCACATCTTGTTTGTAgctgagaggaaaacaaaaacaaaggcaagGCACTAGCAATAGGGCTCCTCATTCTACATGAGTGCTTACTCAGCGCCTGTTATTATTTATTGCTTGCCCATCCCACAGGCAGGtctgtgctggggaaggggctcggTGGGTCACGCTGGCTGTTTTGCTGCCTGTGTTTCACCAGGCACCTCTCGTGGTCTGCCTGGGGGGTGATGCTGATGTACAGAAGCACGGCCCTGCTGAGAAAGCCTGTTCTCTGGAAGATGTATTTCATGGCACTGCCTCATTGGCATTGCCTTAAAGGAGAACCGAAGTCATGTTTCTAATGGGAAGCGAGTTTCCCTGATGCATTTTAATATCCCCAAGCTGTTGTGGCTGTGCCAAGAGGCTGGAAAACAGCCTGCTGGCTAGAGGAGATTTGTGGCCCATGCAGGAGGTCTGAGACACTGCAGTACTGGGGTAAGATGAAGGGAAGAGATTTCCAGGTGAACAGATGGTCCTGGGGTCCCTTGCTGTGGTGGGGGGACCAGgttatttctctgctttgggCAGACACTGTCCTTCCTCATCATGGCCATTGAGTGCTGTGGTGGAGGGCCTTGGAAGGTATGCCTCAGGACCACGCACTGTGCAGAACATCAGTGTCCTGCCTGGCCAGACAGCTGAGAGAAGTTATCAAGGGATTTACTCCCACTTGAGGCTGTTGTTCCCCCTGAGATGCCCAGAGAGATTTTATAAAGAGGAGGAGGTATGTTCCTGCAAATACTTGGGTAACCATGATGTTCTGAGTTAAGGGAGCAATCTGTCACCTTGTTTGTTCTCAGAGCTCACCAGGTGCTGATAAATCgggaggagaggctggcagCCAGACCAGCCAAGTGTTTGTGCTCAGCTGAAGATGGATGTGGCAATTACAGGTGAGTCCTGACCTTTATCATGGCAAAATAAGCTATTATCAGTATCTCTTGTCTGAAGTGGGAGAGTGGAATGCACCAATTTTGTTT
It includes:
- the PLA2G12B gene encoding group XIIB secretory phospholipase A2-like protein isoform X1, whose protein sequence is MRLLFEAAVLCLTLGLGHGTEDTTQENAAHQTSSTESYFPEWGIGAIRDSFETVNSYFDSFLELLGGKNGVCQYRCRYGKAPMPRPHYKPQEPNGCSSYFLGLKVPQSLDLGIPAMTKCCNQLDVCYDTCGANKYRCDAKFRWCLHSICSDLKRSLGFVSKVEGRLPQLASPRGNKQWQGWGGACREPSPCQTKPKPAVGSRASVLQRDRGGRAERQHGGLGSAHTHSCPKTGQLKLFLRPSSVRLASASCRGLRGSNLGQAENSACCVLPG
- the PLA2G12B gene encoding group XIIB secretory phospholipase A2-like protein isoform X2, coding for MRLLFEAAVLCLTLGLGHGTEDTTQENAAHQTSSTESYFPEWGIGAIRDSFETVNSYFDSFLELLGGKNGVCQYRCRYGKAPMPRPHYKPQEPNGCSSYFLGLKVPQSLDLGIPAMTKCCNQLDVCYDTCGANKYRCDAKFRWCLHSICSDLKRSLGFVSKVEACESVADTVFNAVWTLGCRPFMNSQRSACICSEEERDEL